Within Fusobacterium periodonticum ATCC 33693, the genomic segment TTGTACTCCATAGTAGCATTTTGAAATCTTTTCATATTTTTTCCTTCTTCCATCTAACTATTAAATTACTACCATTAACAATTTCTTATTATATAATATTTTTCTCTATTTTACAAATATTAATTATATTACTTAATTTTTATAATTTATTAATACTTGAAATCTATACAATAAAAATAGGGCTGTTTAAAACAGCCCTTTTAATTATTATTTTATTTTTTCTTAGCATATTTGATAGAGTCAAATGCAACAGCAGTTACAATTATTATCCCTTTTATAATATATTGCCAGTAAGGACTAACACCTGTATAAGTAAGTCCATAGTTTATAATTGTTAAGATTATAACTCCTGTTATAACTCCTGATATTCTTCCTACTCCACCATAGAATGAAACTCCACCAATTACACAGGCTGCTATAGCATCCATTTCATACATAAATCCCAAGTTATTTGTTGCTGAACCTATACGTCCCGCTTCCAAGAATCCACCAAAAGCATAATATGCTCCAGATAGTGCATAAATTCCTATAAGAGTTAAAACAACATTTACTCCTGATACTTTTGCAGCTTCTGGGTTTCCTCCAACAGCAAATACATTTTTACCAAACTTTGTTTTATTCCATAGAATCCACATAATCAATGTTGCAATAGCTGCATAAATAATAAGATATGGTATTGTATATGAACCTATTTGTATATAACCTTGTGCAAATTTACTATACTTTTCTACAAATCCAGAAATTGGAGCAGCTCCTGCTTTATCATAGTAAAGTGAGTTAATTCCATAAACAATAGTCATTGTCCCCATTGTAGCTATAAATGGGTGAACATTTAAAGTTGCTACAACTATTCCATTTATACTTGCTATAATTACACCAACTAATACAACTATTAATACAGTTGTAAATATAGAAAATTCTCCTAATGTAGGGAAAGCTTTATTTACATTAGTCATTGATTGTAATAACGTTCCAGAGATTACAGCAGAAAGTCCAACTTGTCTACCTGCTGATAAATCAGTACCTTGTGTTACTATTAGTCCAGCAACCCCAAGAGCAATAATTGTTCTTACTGAAGATTGAGTAAGAATATTTTTAAAGTTTCTTAAACTTAAGAAAGTAGGTTCTTTTATTATTATTGCAATAAGCATACAAAATAATACAAGATACAGTCCACTTTCTATAATAATTTTTTTATAGTCTATTTTTCCTTCATTATTTCTTGCAAACATATTTTTCTCCTTCTTAATTATAGATATTTAGCTGATAATTCCATTATTTCTTCTTGATTAGTTTCAGAAGTTTTAACAATTCCTGCCACTCTACCATTACTCATGACCAGTATTCTATCTGTTACTCCTAAAAGTTCTGGCATTTCAGAAGAAATCATAATGATTCCTTTATCTTTCTTAGCAAGATCTATCATTAATTGATAAATTTCAAATTTTGCTAAAACATCAATACCTCTTGTAGGTTCGTCAAGCATAAGAACTTCTGGTTCAGTTAGTAGCCATCTTCCAATGATTACTTTTTGTTGGTTTCCACCAGAAAGACTTCCAATCTTTGTAGTGTATGAAGGAGTTTTAACTCTCATACTATCTACTATCCATTTTGTATCTTTCTCCATATCTTTATTTTTAAGAAGTCTAAATTTATTTTTATATCTATCTAAGTTAGAAATAACTGAGTTAAATGCTATATCTAACATTGAGAATATTCCTGTACTTCTACGTTCTTCTGTAACTAGAGCAAAACCATTTTTTATAGCATCTTCTGGATTTTTATTTTTTACAGCTTTTCCATTTAAAATGATTTCCCCTTTTTCTTTAGGTCTCATTCCAAAAATAGTTTCAACTATTTCTGTTCTTTTTGATCCAACAAGTCCAGCTATTCCTAAAATTTCTCCCTTATAAAGTTCAAAACTTACATCTTGTATTGAAGGTTGATTTAAAGCAGTTAAATTTTTAACTTCTAGTATCATTTCCTTAACTGTATTATCTTTTTTAGGGAAACGTTCTGTTAAGTCTCTACCAACCATCATACTGATAATTTGTTCAGTTGAAATTTTAGAAACATCATTAGTTGATATCCATTTTCCATCTCTTAAAATAGTTATTTCATCAGAAATCATTTTTATTTCTTCCATTTTATGAGAAATATATACTATAGCAACTCCCGATTCTTTTAATCTGTTTATAATTCTAAATAGATGATCTACTTCTTTTTCAGTAAGTGAAGATGTAGGTTCATCCATAACTATTACTTTAGATTTATATGATACAGCCTTTGCTATTTCTATCATTTGTCTTTCTGCGATTGGTAAATCAGCAACTTTTTTTCTAGGATCTACTTTAATATCTAAATCTTTGAAAATATTGATTGTATCCTCATACATCTTTTTTTCATCTACAAAAAATCCTTTCATTGGATATCTACCAAGCCAAATATTATCAAGTACATTTCTTTGAAGAACTTGATTTAATTCTTGGTGAACCATTGAAACACCATTCTCTAAAGCTTCTTTTGTAGATTTAAAATTTACTTCCACTCCATCTAATAAAATTTTCCCAGTATCTTTTTCATAAATACCAAAAAGACACTTCATTAAAGTAGATTTTCCAGCTCCATTTTCTCCCATTAAAGCATGAACTGTTCCAGGCTTTAATTTTAATTGAACATTATCTAAAGCTTTTACCCCAGGAAATTCTTTTGTAATATTTTCCATCTCAAGCACATATTTTAGATTTTCCATAATATCCTATTCCTTTTCCTTTATTTTCCGTTTTAAAAAAAAGGAGATTGATGTACAATCTCCTTCAAGACTACTTACAATTAATTCTTATTTGAAGTCTGCAACATTAGATTTGTCAATTCCTATACTTGGAATTAATATAATTTTATTATCTAATTTTAATTCAGTTCCTTCAGTAGGTTCTTTTCCTGCTGCTAGGTTAGCTACCATGTTGAATGTAGCACTTGCTTGTCCTTTAGCATCGTTTAAAACTGTTCCAGCCATTTCTCCAGCTTCTATTTTAACTAATGCTTCAGGTAAAGCGTCTACACCAAATGTAGGTAAAACTTTTCCACTAGCTTTCATTGATTCAATAGCTCCTAAAGCCATTCCATCATTGTTACAGATAACTACTTCTATCTTAGAACCATTAGGTCCTGATAACCAAGCATCCATTTTATCTTTTGCAGTAGCAGTATCCCACATTGCTGTATCTTGATGTAATTCTTCTGTTTTTATTCCATGATCATTTAAAGTAGAGATAGAATATTTAGTTCTAGCAACTGCATCTGGGTGTCCAGGTTCTCCAGTTAACATTACATATTGGATAACTCCATCTTTGTTTAAGTCAAGATCTGGATTTTCTTTCCATAATTTTTCTATTAATTCACCTTGTGCTATTCCTTGAGCATTAGGGTCAATTCCAACATAGTATAACTTGTCATAAGAAGCTATAGCTTCATCAGAAGGTTTTCTGTTATAGAATACAACAGGAACTCCTTTTTCCTTTAATAAGTTGATTATTCCATCAGCAGCTGAAGCATCAACTAAGTTAATTGCAAATGCTTTAACTCCTTTTTCAAGAACTGCTTCGATTTGTTCTTTTTCAGTTGCAACACTGTTTTGAGAGTCAATAGCAGTAACTTCTATTGTATCAGCTTTAGCAGCAGCTTCTGCTTCAAATGCTTTTCTAAATAAAGCTATAAAGTTGTCATCAAACTTATAAGCAGTTAATCCTATTGATAATTTTTCAGTAGCTGGAGCAGCATCTGCTTTTGCTTCTTCTTTCTTTTCTCCACAAGCTACTAATGCTGATGCAAGAATAATTGATCCTAATATCATTCCAAATTTTTTCATAAAAATACCCTCCTAAAATAATTAATGAATTTTAATAAAATAATGATTTTCTTTTTATTTTTATATACTTAACATATATAAACACAATATATATTCTCTATCATTTTTTGTCAATAGTTTTTTATTAAAAATAAATATTTTTTCTTTTTTGTGTTTAAACTGCTTTTTTATAGGACATCGTTTTAGTATTAGTCAATTAAAATACTTCAAATAAAAAGTGCCACTGCTCCTTTTACTCCTGCTTCATTTCCTAAAACTCCTGTTTTTATTTCTAAATTTTCTAAAGCAGGTAACAGAGTATATTTTTTTAATTTTTCTTTAACTGGTATTAAGATTTCATCTCCAGCTAAAGAAATACCTCCACTTATAACTATACATTCTGGATTAAAAATATTTAAAAGGTTACCTATACCTAAAGCTAAATAATCACTTTCATATTCTAATAGATCTTTTGAAAATTGATCTCCTTTTCTTGCAGCATCAAAAATATTTTTAGCTTCAAGTTCTTCTAAATTTCCATTGATTTCCTTATATAATAAGTTATCTTCATTTAATTTTAGCCTTTCTTTTGCTTCTTTTACCAATGAACTTGCTGAGGCATAAGCTTCAAAGCAACCATTTTGCCCACAACCACAAATTTTTCCATCTTTTACTACTTTCATATGACCTATTTCACCAGCTACTCCTGACATACCAGTAAGAAGATTCCCATTTAAATAAATTCCTCCTCCTATTCCAGTTCCTATAGCAATAGTTATTGATGATCTTTTTCCTTTGGCTGCCCCAAAAATTGCTTCTCCTTGAGCAATAATATTAGCGTCATTTTCTATTCTTGTTTCAATTCCTGTTAATTTTTCCATTTTTTCTTTTAAGTTCATATTTTTTTCCCAATCAAAATTAGCAAAAAAGCCTACTACACTTTGATTTTTTACAGGTCCAGGAATTCCTATTCCTATCCCAAGTACAGAAAATATTGGAATATCACATTTAGCTAGCAATTCTTTACTAGTTTCCCATATTCTTTCTAAAGTTTTATCAACTTTTTGTTTTGAATGAGTTTTGATAATTTTACTAATTATTAAATTACCCTCTAAGTCTACTACGCCAATTTTTGTATTTGTTCCACCTAAATCAATACCAATATAATGTTTCATAGTTAACTCCTCATATTTATTTTTCTAAATTTTCCCACCATTTTGTAAAAGTATTTTCTTTATGTAAAAAAAGTTTTTCTCCTATCATTGGTGTAAGTAATTCTATATTTGTATTTCTAGTAAAACTATCTAATTTTTTTAAAGGTTCATCCCAAGTATGTTTAGATAATTTAAACTTACTATTATGAATAGGAAAAAGTTTTGTTACTTCCATATCTTGAACTTCTTTTATTATGTCCTCAGGCAAAGAATGTATTAAAGACCATTCTTCATTATATTGACCTGCTTCCATCACTGCTAAATCAATATTTTTAAATTTTTCTTTGAAGCTTTTAAATCTTGGACTGTAGCCTCCATCTCCACTTAAGAATAATCTATATAGACCATCATTATATTTTTCTTCTATCAGATAAGAAACCCATAAACTCTGATTTCTATTAGAAAACTCTCTTCCAGAGAAATGTCTTGTTTCTAAAGCATAAATTTTTAAATTTTCATCTATTGTAACCTCATCATCCCAATCAACTGTTGTTATTTTTTCTTCATCAAAGCCCCATCTTAAAAGATGTGCATCTACTCCTAATGGCACAATTACTCTAGCCACCTTATCCTTTAATTTTTTAACTGTAGGATAATCTAAATGGTCATAGTGATCATGAGTTATAAGTAAAACATCTATCTCAGGTAAATCATCAACAGTATAAATGTTAGTTCCTTCAAAGGCCTTATTTGAGAATGGTACAGGTGAAGCATACTTTGAAAAGACTGGATCTATTAAAATCTTCTTTCCTGCTATTTGTATAAAAAGTGAAGAGTGTCCAAACCATATTATAAGATCTTCATTAAGATCTAAAGTTTTTAAATCAGTTTTCACACTTGGTAAAGCAATCTTAGGTACTGTTCCTTCAGGATCTTTTTCAAAAGCAAATTCTAAAAGTCTTTTTATTGGAGTTTTTTTAGTATCTGTCAATAGTTCTGTTTTTTCCTTATTTCTAAATTCACCATCAATATAGTTCTTTGAATTTTTAACTTTTTCTAAACTCTTTCCACTTGGTAAAGCTCCAAAAGCTGGAGTTTTCATAAATAAGTATATTAAAACAACTAAAATTACTACTATTATCAATAGATAAAATAATATCTTAAATAATTTTTTCAAAAAATTTTTCTCCTTTATTTCTTCTTAGCTTTTAATATTTCTTTCATAATGAAGCTTGCAGCAATAACTCCATCATTAGTAGCTGTTGCTATCTGTCTTATATCTTTTTCTCTTATGTCTCCAATAGCATACATTTTATCTGTTCTTGTTTTCATTGTTTCATCAGTAACTATATAACCAGAATCACTTAAACTTACAAATTCTCCATATAGTTCTAAATTATTTTTTGTTCCTAAATATAAGAAAACAAAATCAGTTGCTACTGTTTCTTTATTTCCATCTACTTCTAAATCTAATTCTGTTACAAAGTCTTCTCCTTTTATTTCTAAAAGTTTTACTTTTTTAGTAATTTTTACATTTTCTTTTGATAAGATAGCTTCTTTTAATTCTTCACTACAATCTAAATCATCTGAAGTCAAAAATACATTAACTTCTTTAGCATATCTTGTTAAAAATAGAGATTCTTCTATAAGTTCATCTCCTTTTCCAACTAAAGAAACTGTCCTTCCTTTTGTAAAAGCACCATCACAAGTTGCACAATATGAAACTCCTGCTCCTAAAAATTTATTTTCTCCCTTTACTTTTTTAGCACCAATTTTTCCTAAACCTGTCGCTATAATAATATATTTTGTTTTAAAATTTCCAGCATCAGTTTTAACAATTTTAACTTCATCATAAGGGTCAAAACCTAAAACAGTTGCAGGTTTTATCTCACAACCAAAATCTAAAGCTTGCTTTTTCATAGTGTCATATATTTCTTTTCCAGTTGCCCCTATGTGTGAACCAGGATAATTATCTACTTGGTGAGTCATTATCATACTCCCTATTCCTTCTTTTTCTAAAATAAGAGTTGATAAATTTCCTCTTCCTGTATATATACCAGCTGCTAAACCAGCAGGTCCTGCACCAACAATTACTACATCATATATCTTTTCCATTTATACCATCTCCTTGATCTATTTAAAGTATCCCAACTCTCCCTAAAAATATTTTTTCTTCTCCTATAGTTGTTTCATCAGTATGTCCACTATAAACAACTGTTTCTCCAGGTAACTTTGATAATTTTTCTAAACTATTACAAAGCATATTTAAGTCTCCTGTAGGTAAATCATACCTACCATAACTTCTTCTAAATAAAGTATCCCCTGAGATTAAAATTTTACTTTTTTCATGATAAAAACTTTTTGAACCTATGGTATGACCTGGAGTATCTATTACTTTGAAGTCCCCTACCATGTCTCCTTCTTTAACAGTTTGAACTTCACCTTTAAATTTAAAAGACTCTCCAAAAATATTATATGATAAGCTAAGTTCAGAATTGTATAAAAAATCTTTTTCTTCCTCTCCTATGTAAACCTTTGCTTCTGGATAATTTTCAACTAAGTCATTTAAACCTTCAATATGATCTCCATGTCCATGTGTTAAAACTATATATTTTAAATCTAAATTATGTTCTTCTATGTATGAGTGTAGTTTATCTAAATTACGTCCCCCACAATCAAAAAAATAAGCTAGATTATTATCATCATATGCTAAAAAACAATTTGTTCCATAAGCTCCTAAATGGAAACATTTTACTTTCACTATTTTTTCTCCTTTCATATATTTGTCTTAAACCTAATATATTATAACAAATTGAACTAATTTAGTCTACCTTGAATTTTTTACTTATTTTATAAAAAAAATTCTGTATTCTTTACAAAAGTTGATAAAAATAGTATAATTTATTTATAAAAATTTTAATTAACAAAGAGGTGTTTTATGAATAAAAAAATTATAATAATTGGTGGAGTTGCTGCTGGTATGAGTGCAGCTTCAAAGGCAAAAAGAATAGATAAAAGTTTGGATATAACAGTTTATGAAATGACAGATGCTATATCTTGGGGTGCTTGTGGACTACCTTACTATGTTGGTGATTTCTATCCTGATGCTTCTTTAATGGTTGCAAGAACTCATGAGGAATTTAAGAAGGAAGGAATCACTGTAAAAACTAAACATAAGGTTGAAAATATAGATTTTAAAAATAAAAAAGTTTTTGTTAGAGACTTAAATGAAAATAAAATTTTGGAAGATAACTATGATGAATTAGTTATAGCAACTGGAGCAAGCTCAACAAAGCCAAAAGATATTAAAAATCTTGATGCTGAAGGAGTATATAACTTAAAAACTTTTAATGAAGGTTTAGAAGTAAAAAAAGAATTAATGAAAAAAGAAAATGAAAATATAATTATCATTGGAGCAGGTTATATAGGAATTGAAATTGCAGAAGCAGCTTTAAAGCTTGGAAAAAATGTAAGAATTTTTCAACATTCAGCAAGAATATTAAATAAAACTTTTGATAAAGAGATTACAGATTTATTGGAAAATCATATAAGAGAGCATGAGAAAGTTTCTTTACACTTAAATGAAAGTCCTCTTGAAGTAAAAACTTTTGAAAATAAAGTTATAGGTTTAAAAACTGATAAGAATGAATATTCTGCAAACTTAATAATTGTTGCAACAGGTGTTAAACCTAATACAGAATTTTTAAAAGATACAGATATTGAATTATTTGCGAATGGTGCTATTATAATAAATAGATTTGGAGAAACTAATATTCCTAATGTGTATGCAGCAGGAGATTGTGCAACAGTTTATCATTCAGTTTTAGAAAAAAATGTTTATATAGCTCTTGCAACAACAGCTAATAAATTAGGTAGACTTATTGGAGAAAACTTAACTGGTGCTAATAAGACTTTTATAGGAACATTAGGCTCAGCAGGAATAAAAGTTTTAGAATTTGAAGCTGCAAGAACAGGTATAACTGAACAAGAAGCTAAAGATAATAATATAAATTATAAGACTATTTTTGTTGATGGTGAAGATCATGCAGCATATTATCCTAATGGAGAAAATGTCTATATAAAACTTATTTATAATGCAGATACAAAAATTTTATTAGGAGCACAGGTTGCTGGAAAAAGAGGTGCAGCATTAAGAGCTGATTCTTTAGCAGTTGCTATACAAAATAAAATGACAACTCAAGAATTAGCTAATATGGACTTTCTATATGCTCCTCCATTTGCAACTACTTGGGATATTATGAATGTTGCAGG encodes:
- a CDS encoding ROK family protein; this encodes MKHYIGIDLGGTNTKIGVVDLEGNLIISKIIKTHSKQKVDKTLERIWETSKELLAKCDIPIFSVLGIGIGIPGPVKNQSVVGFFANFDWEKNMNLKEKMEKLTGIETRIENDANIIAQGEAIFGAAKGKRSSITIAIGTGIGGGIYLNGNLLTGMSGVAGEIGHMKVVKDGKICGCGQNGCFEAYASASSLVKEAKERLKLNEDNLLYKEINGNLEELEAKNIFDAARKGDQFSKDLLEYESDYLALGIGNLLNIFNPECIVISGGISLAGDEILIPVKEKLKKYTLLPALENLEIKTGVLGNEAGVKGAVALFI
- a CDS encoding NAD(P)/FAD-dependent oxidoreductase codes for the protein MEKIYDVVIVGAGPAGLAAGIYTGRGNLSTLILEKEGIGSMIMTHQVDNYPGSHIGATGKEIYDTMKKQALDFGCEIKPATVLGFDPYDEVKIVKTDAGNFKTKYIIIATGLGKIGAKKVKGENKFLGAGVSYCATCDGAFTKGRTVSLVGKGDELIEESLFLTRYAKEVNVFLTSDDLDCSEELKEAILSKENVKITKKVKLLEIKGEDFVTELDLEVDGNKETVATDFVFLYLGTKNNLELYGEFVSLSDSGYIVTDETMKTRTDKMYAIGDIREKDIRQIATATNDGVIAASFIMKEILKAKKK
- the mglA gene encoding galactose/methyl galactoside ABC transporter ATP-binding protein MglA codes for the protein MENLKYVLEMENITKEFPGVKALDNVQLKLKPGTVHALMGENGAGKSTLMKCLFGIYEKDTGKILLDGVEVNFKSTKEALENGVSMVHQELNQVLQRNVLDNIWLGRYPMKGFFVDEKKMYEDTINIFKDLDIKVDPRKKVADLPIAERQMIEIAKAVSYKSKVIVMDEPTSSLTEKEVDHLFRIINRLKESGVAIVYISHKMEEIKMISDEITILRDGKWISTNDVSKISTEQIISMMVGRDLTERFPKKDNTVKEMILEVKNLTALNQPSIQDVSFELYKGEILGIAGLVGSKRTEIVETIFGMRPKEKGEIILNGKAVKNKNPEDAIKNGFALVTEERRSTGIFSMLDIAFNSVISNLDRYKNKFRLLKNKDMEKDTKWIVDSMRVKTPSYTTKIGSLSGGNQQKVIIGRWLLTEPEVLMLDEPTRGIDVLAKFEIYQLMIDLAKKDKGIIMISSEMPELLGVTDRILVMSNGRVAGIVKTSETNQEEIMELSAKYL
- a CDS encoding MBL fold metallo-hydrolase, giving the protein MKKLFKILFYLLIIVVILVVLIYLFMKTPAFGALPSGKSLEKVKNSKNYIDGEFRNKEKTELLTDTKKTPIKRLLEFAFEKDPEGTVPKIALPSVKTDLKTLDLNEDLIIWFGHSSLFIQIAGKKILIDPVFSKYASPVPFSNKAFEGTNIYTVDDLPEIDVLLITHDHYDHLDYPTVKKLKDKVARVIVPLGVDAHLLRWGFDEEKITTVDWDDEVTIDENLKIYALETRHFSGREFSNRNQSLWVSYLIEEKYNDGLYRLFLSGDGGYSPRFKSFKEKFKNIDLAVMEAGQYNEEWSLIHSLPEDIIKEVQDMEVTKLFPIHNSKFKLSKHTWDEPLKKLDSFTRNTNIELLTPMIGEKLFLHKENTFTKWWENLEK
- the mglB gene encoding galactose/glucose ABC transporter substrate-binding protein MglB, producing the protein MKKFGMILGSIILASALVACGEKKEEAKADAAPATEKLSIGLTAYKFDDNFIALFRKAFEAEAAAKADTIEVTAIDSQNSVATEKEQIEAVLEKGVKAFAINLVDASAADGIINLLKEKGVPVVFYNRKPSDEAIASYDKLYYVGIDPNAQGIAQGELIEKLWKENPDLDLNKDGVIQYVMLTGEPGHPDAVARTKYSISTLNDHGIKTEELHQDTAMWDTATAKDKMDAWLSGPNGSKIEVVICNNDGMALGAIESMKASGKVLPTFGVDALPEALVKIEAGEMAGTVLNDAKGQASATFNMVANLAAGKEPTEGTELKLDNKIILIPSIGIDKSNVADFK
- the mglC gene encoding galactose/methyl galactoside ABC transporter permease MglC, with the protein product MFARNNEGKIDYKKIIIESGLYLVLFCMLIAIIIKEPTFLSLRNFKNILTQSSVRTIIALGVAGLIVTQGTDLSAGRQVGLSAVISGTLLQSMTNVNKAFPTLGEFSIFTTVLIVVLVGVIIASINGIVVATLNVHPFIATMGTMTIVYGINSLYYDKAGAAPISGFVEKYSKFAQGYIQIGSYTIPYLIIYAAIATLIMWILWNKTKFGKNVFAVGGNPEAAKVSGVNVVLTLIGIYALSGAYYAFGGFLEAGRIGSATNNLGFMYEMDAIAACVIGGVSFYGGVGRISGVITGVIILTIINYGLTYTGVSPYWQYIIKGIIIVTAVAFDSIKYAKKK
- a CDS encoding MBL fold metallo-hydrolase, whose protein sequence is MKVKCFHLGAYGTNCFLAYDDNNLAYFFDCGGRNLDKLHSYIEEHNLDLKYIVLTHGHGDHIEGLNDLVENYPEAKVYIGEEEKDFLYNSELSLSYNIFGESFKFKGEVQTVKEGDMVGDFKVIDTPGHTIGSKSFYHEKSKILISGDTLFRRSYGRYDLPTGDLNMLCNSLEKLSKLPGETVVYSGHTDETTIGEEKIFLGRVGIL
- a CDS encoding CoA-disulfide reductase; this encodes MNKKIIIIGGVAAGMSAASKAKRIDKSLDITVYEMTDAISWGACGLPYYVGDFYPDASLMVARTHEEFKKEGITVKTKHKVENIDFKNKKVFVRDLNENKILEDNYDELVIATGASSTKPKDIKNLDAEGVYNLKTFNEGLEVKKELMKKENENIIIIGAGYIGIEIAEAALKLGKNVRIFQHSARILNKTFDKEITDLLENHIREHEKVSLHLNESPLEVKTFENKVIGLKTDKNEYSANLIIVATGVKPNTEFLKDTDIELFANGAIIINRFGETNIPNVYAAGDCATVYHSVLEKNVYIALATTANKLGRLIGENLTGANKTFIGTLGSAGIKVLEFEAARTGITEQEAKDNNINYKTIFVDGEDHAAYYPNGENVYIKLIYNADTKILLGAQVAGKRGAALRADSLAVAIQNKMTTQELANMDFLYAPPFATTWDIMNVAGNVAK